In a genomic window of Candidatus Saccharimonadales bacterium:
- a CDS encoding DUF1653 domain-containing protein — protein sequence MRDQFTSKPELIRGKYRHYKGDPYEVIDLACNSETLEWFVVYRRLYNDTGKPEVWVRPYNMFIEDVEADGKKIPRFKKVED from the coding sequence ATGCGTGATCAGTTTACTTCCAAGCCAGAATTGATACGAGGTAAATACAGACACTACAAAGGCGATCCATATGAGGTTATTGATCTTGCCTGTAATAGTGAAACCTTAGAATGGTTTGTTGTTTACAGACGCCTCTATAATGACACGGGTAAGCCTGAAGTGTGGGTGCGGCCATACAACATGTTTATTGAAGATGTGGAGGCTGATGGTAAAAAGATACCACGATTTAAGAAAGTCGAGGACTAG
- a CDS encoding methylated-DNA--[protein]-cysteine S-methyltransferase: MPVYYTESVVPTGELLLTGDGENITGVYWKAYKKVPEPGADWVRDSSKFESVTRQINEYFAGTRKTFDVKTKRSGTEFQNLVWKVISEIPYNQRLSYKEVAEKVGRPKAVRAVGTAVGSNPLCIIVPCQRVSTTSGGISGYAGGVESKKYLLELEAGN; the protein is encoded by the coding sequence ATGCCGGTATACTATACGGAATCAGTCGTGCCTACAGGCGAATTATTACTGACGGGTGATGGCGAGAATATCACGGGTGTTTACTGGAAAGCGTACAAAAAAGTTCCAGAACCAGGCGCTGATTGGGTTAGAGATTCTTCTAAATTTGAAAGTGTTACTCGTCAGATAAACGAATATTTTGCAGGAACTCGTAAAACTTTCGATGTAAAAACGAAAAGGAGCGGTACGGAATTTCAAAACCTTGTCTGGAAGGTGATTTCGGAAATTCCTTATAATCAGAGGCTAAGCTATAAGGAGGTTGCTGAAAAAGTGGGACGGCCAAAAGCAGTTCGGGCCGTCGGTACGGCGGTTGGTAGTAATCCGCTTTGTATCATTGTGCCGTGTCAGCGGGTTAGTACGACCAGTGGCGGCATTAGCGGCTATGCGGGCGGAGTTGAAAGTAAAAAATATCTTCTTGAACTTGAAGCTGGCAACTAG
- a CDS encoding histidine kinase N-terminal 7TM domain-containing protein produces the protein MRVLKTDRLYCFSPPIMLATFIIEVVFALYVIGRYKLTPISRLAVLILLGLALFQLAEYNVCETAWGVDSLTWARIGYVAITFLPPLGLHLATRLAGQKQPLLVGLAYATGIAFACFFLFSGHGMTGQECLGNYVIFSIAPWAVKLYAAYYYGFLALSVVYSWKASMTVKSKSKKQALRALAIGYLAFIVPTTAATIIDPSTIAGIPSIMCGFAVILAIVLTLVVVPRAHQK, from the coding sequence GTGCGTGTACTTAAAACCGACAGACTCTACTGCTTCTCACCTCCAATTATGTTGGCGACGTTTATTATTGAAGTCGTCTTTGCGCTATACGTCATAGGGCGTTATAAGCTGACACCTATTTCGCGTTTAGCGGTTCTGATTCTTTTAGGACTGGCACTTTTTCAACTTGCAGAATATAACGTCTGTGAAACCGCCTGGGGAGTCGACAGCCTAACCTGGGCGCGTATTGGCTACGTAGCGATTACGTTTCTACCACCGCTAGGACTTCATTTAGCGACGCGTTTGGCTGGTCAAAAACAGCCGCTTCTTGTCGGTCTGGCGTACGCTACAGGGATCGCATTCGCATGCTTCTTCTTATTCTCTGGCCATGGTATGACAGGTCAGGAATGTCTTGGTAACTATGTTATCTTTTCGATAGCTCCGTGGGCAGTCAAATTGTATGCTGCATACTATTACGGCTTCTTAGCGCTTAGCGTAGTGTACTCATGGAAAGCAAGTATGACAGTGAAGTCTAAGTCTAAAAAACAAGCACTCCGTGCGCTTGCTATCGGGTATCTTGCATTCATTGTTCCTACGACGGCTGCAACTATTATTGATCCGTCTACGATCGCCGGTATTCCTTCGATTATGTGTGGGTTTGCAGTGATTCTAGCGATCGTACTTACGCTAGTTGTCGTACCGCGTGCACACCAAAAGTAG